In Tachysurus vachellii isolate PV-2020 chromosome 1, HZAU_Pvac_v1, whole genome shotgun sequence, a genomic segment contains:
- the rxfp3.3a2 gene encoding relaxin-3 receptor 1: MQAVEGAGLHKAPELFSESMGEILNLSVWATPNKSVIHLHEFSSLEDIDLSADGSLILRVIISSVYAAVCATGLVGNLLVFFLMKTKLGKRRRKRSAINFFVVNLAVTDFQFVLTLPFWAADAALDFSWPFGNAMCKIVLSVTVMNMYASVFFLTAMSVSRYWSVACCVRGNGARRRFTSVKLVCASLWVLASVATAPTSAFSTVTVVAGERLCLLRFPDGHHWLALYHLQKVVLAFILPMITLSICNALLLRFVRRRIVANSSRLRRRSRVTKSVIVVVLSFFVCWMPNHAITLWGVLVKLNAVRWDKTYYMVHTYVFPLTICLAHANSCLNPVLYCLMRREFRKMLRNLFWRVYSPAGTKVRGSGGAVDRESV, translated from the coding sequence ATGCAGGCAGTGGAAGGTGCAGGCTTGCACAAAGCACCTGAGCTCTTCTCTGAGAGCATGGGAGAGATTTTGAACCTCAGTGTGTGGGCAACACCGAACAAGAGTGTAATACACCTGCACGAGTTCAGCAGTCTGGAAGACATCGACCTGAGCGCAGATGGAAGTCTTATACTGAGGGTCATCATTTCGTCGGTTTACGCGGCGGTGTGCGCTACAGGGCTGGTCGGCAACCTACTCGTCTTCTTCCTGATGAAAACGAAGCtagggaagaggaggaggaagagatcCGCGATCAACTTTTTCGTCGTCAATTTGGCCGTGACCGACTTCCAGTTCGTGCTCACGCTGCCGTTCTGGGCTGCGGACGCGGCGCTGGATTTCAGCTGGCCCTTCGGTAATGCCATGTGTAAGATCGTGTTGTCGGTCACAGTGATGAACATGTACGCCAGCGTGTTCTTCCTCACGGCCATGAGCGTGAGTCGGTACTGGTCGGTGGCATGCTGCGTGAGAGGTAACGGCGCGCGGCGCAGGTTCACCTCAGTCAAGCTCGTGTGCGCATCGCTTTGGGTTCTCGCGAGCGTCGCCACGGCGCCCACGTCCGCCTTCTCCACGGTGACAGTGGTGGCCGGGGAAAGACTGTGTCTCCTCCGCTTCCCTGACGGCCACCACTGGCTCGCGCTCTATCACCTCCAGAAAGTCGTGCTCGCCTTCATTTTGCCCATGATCACGCTGTCCATCTGCAACGCGCTACTTTTGCGCTTCGTGCGCCGCAGAATCGTCGCGAACAGCAGCCGCCTGAGGAGACGGTCCAGAGTCACCAAATCCGTGATTGTCGTCgtcctttctttcttcgttTGCTGGATGCCGAATCACGCTATTACTCTTTGGGGAGTGCTCGTGAAACTTAACGCGGTGCGCTGGGACAAAACGTATTACATGGTCCACACGTACGTATTCCCGCTGACGATTTGCCTCGCACATGCGAACAGCTGTTTAAACCCGGTGTTGTATTGCTTAATGCGAAGGGAGTTCAGGAAGATGCTGAGGAACCTGTTCTGGAGAGTTTACTCGCCTGCTGGCACAAAAGTGCGTGGCTCTGGAGGTGCCGTGGACCGAGAATCCGTGTAG